The following are encoded together in the Robertmurraya sp. FSL R5-0851 genome:
- a CDS encoding class I adenylate-forming enzyme family protein, whose product MKRVGKDRNLFSVYGILESSSKNYGQNEALFDLKRAVTYSQLKSDVDKFAVALTKRGINKGDRVAVSLPNWYETVVIFFAVAKIGAILVPFNPKYKAHEVNHILTNSEPKVIIVSEEFNHNFGLKEVLFLVEEVITVRFCWEGLLSFHEIMDEESVYLDEVPIDVDQDVFCILYTSGTTGVPKGVMVTHRSVVQSANTMGVELFFSEKDVLILPAPLFHIFGMAVNLFCAAFTGSRIVLLEKFQPTEMLRLIEQEKVTILNGVPTMFIKLLEVENFDQYNLSTLRTGVVGASPIPPSKVKEIRYRMGINLCQSFGITETVTVTMTPYDDNEKNITETLGKPIPGVELKIVDSNRNALAPGEKGEIAIKSFGTMRGYYKMPEHTAAVIDHENWYYTGDLGTLNDQGYLTFVGRKKEMIIRGGLNIYPQEIESVLARHPKIVESAVVGLPDETLGELVCAVVQLKSGEECTEEEIINYIKNHIALYKVPQKVTFTSKFPVTASGKIQKIRLREEISNTNSTIQS is encoded by the coding sequence ATGAAAAGAGTGGGAAAAGATCGAAATCTATTTTCGGTATATGGAATTTTGGAGTCTTCATCAAAAAATTATGGTCAAAATGAAGCATTATTTGATTTGAAAAGAGCAGTTACTTACTCACAGTTAAAAAGTGATGTTGATAAATTCGCAGTGGCTTTAACGAAACGAGGGATAAATAAGGGGGACCGAGTTGCAGTATCCTTACCCAATTGGTACGAAACAGTTGTTATTTTTTTTGCTGTAGCAAAAATTGGTGCTATCCTTGTCCCGTTTAATCCTAAATATAAAGCTCATGAAGTGAACCATATACTAACCAATTCTGAGCCAAAAGTAATTATTGTCTCTGAAGAATTTAACCATAATTTTGGGTTGAAAGAGGTACTGTTTTTAGTAGAAGAGGTTATTACTGTCCGTTTTTGTTGGGAAGGACTCTTATCCTTTCACGAAATCATGGACGAGGAATCTGTCTATCTGGACGAAGTACCAATAGATGTAGATCAGGACGTATTTTGCATTTTATATACCTCTGGTACGACGGGTGTTCCAAAAGGCGTCATGGTTACTCATCGTAGTGTCGTACAATCTGCTAATACAATGGGTGTGGAACTCTTTTTTTCTGAAAAAGATGTACTAATTCTTCCTGCTCCTTTATTTCATATATTTGGTATGGCAGTTAATTTGTTTTGCGCTGCCTTCACAGGTTCTCGTATCGTGTTATTGGAGAAGTTCCAACCAACTGAAATGCTACGTTTAATTGAACAGGAAAAAGTAACGATTTTAAATGGCGTACCTACCATGTTTATTAAACTACTAGAAGTGGAAAACTTCGATCAATATAATTTGTCTACGCTACGAACTGGTGTTGTAGGAGCATCCCCGATTCCGCCATCAAAGGTGAAAGAAATTCGGTATCGCATGGGAATTAACCTTTGCCAATCATTTGGAATTACTGAGACGGTTACCGTTACAATGACTCCTTACGATGATAACGAAAAGAATATTACAGAAACCCTAGGAAAGCCAATTCCTGGAGTAGAGTTAAAAATTGTTGATAGTAATCGTAACGCGTTAGCTCCTGGAGAAAAAGGGGAAATCGCGATTAAGAGTTTTGGCACAATGAGGGGATATTATAAAATGCCAGAGCATACAGCAGCAGTGATCGATCATGAGAATTGGTACTATACTGGTGACCTTGGCACTCTTAATGATCAAGGCTATTTAACATTTGTCGGTAGAAAAAAAGAAATGATTATTCGGGGTGGACTTAATATTTATCCACAAGAAATTGAGTCTGTACTCGCAAGGCATCCCAAAATAGTAGAGTCTGCTGTAGTAGGTTTGCCTGATGAGACCCTAGGAGAGTTAGTGTGTGCGGTTGTTCAATTGAAAAGTGGCGAAGAGTGTACAGAGGAAGAAATCATCAATTATATAAAGAACCATATTGCCTTATATAAGGTCCCTCAAAAAGTAACTTTCACAAGTAAATTCCCGGTAACAGCAAGTGGGAAAATTCAAAAAATAAGGCTTCGCGAAGAAATAAGTAATACTAATTCTACTATTCAAAGTTAA
- a CDS encoding acyl-CoA dehydrogenase family protein — MLIEKRQNHPFLYTGRLLGDILTPEDFHDEHQMIADLASKFVMNEVYPKLEKIENQEFEETVSLMKKTGELGLIRADIPEEDGGLGLGKVSATIISEKMALGRSFAITFGGQTGIGALPIAYFGTNTQKDTYLPEILSGEKIAAYALTEPSSGTDAMSVKTIAVLSKCGNYYVLNGEKQWITNSAFADIFIVYAKVDGTQFTAFIVEKSFKGVSTSAEEKKMGLKGSSTRSLILENVRVPIENVIGEVGRGHKIAFNVLNIGRHKISATSLGTAKRAIELGVKYANQRMQFGQCLSSFNLIKNKVADMVIKTYVNESAIYRTAGMMEEGFDYMKKTGDDFATTIAPYAVECSINKVMSTEALDEIVDEAVQIHGGYGYMREYEIETLYRDSRINRIFEGTNEINRLLIATTVFKNHADLSEGEEWKNGLLQHERQILQLIKKLFHAAIQSINKNSLSNFQIEQEIAALLADMVITIYAIESAILRTEKLIMRWGEEKNRQKLDCTKVYTHEASQQIALRALNMINHFGDEEIFSRFASRLIMSSSENNVLIKRRIADVVLEKERYYC, encoded by the coding sequence ATGCTTATTGAAAAAAGGCAAAATCATCCATTTTTATATACTGGTAGATTACTAGGGGACATTCTTACACCAGAGGACTTTCATGATGAACATCAAATGATAGCAGATTTGGCAAGTAAATTTGTGATGAACGAGGTTTATCCAAAGTTAGAAAAAATTGAAAATCAGGAGTTTGAGGAAACCGTTTCATTAATGAAAAAAACTGGTGAACTAGGTCTTATACGTGCAGATATCCCTGAAGAGGATGGTGGTCTTGGATTAGGGAAGGTTAGTGCAACCATTATTTCTGAAAAGATGGCACTTGGTCGTTCGTTTGCTATTACTTTTGGGGGTCAAACCGGGATTGGAGCATTACCTATTGCTTATTTTGGAACGAATACCCAAAAAGATACGTATCTTCCAGAAATCTTGAGTGGAGAAAAAATTGCTGCATATGCTTTGACAGAACCATCTTCAGGAACAGATGCAATGAGTGTGAAAACAATAGCCGTCTTATCTAAGTGCGGAAATTATTATGTATTAAATGGGGAAAAACAATGGATTACAAATTCTGCGTTCGCTGATATTTTTATCGTGTATGCGAAAGTGGATGGGACACAGTTTACCGCCTTTATTGTTGAAAAGAGCTTTAAAGGTGTGTCTACAAGTGCAGAAGAAAAGAAGATGGGGCTTAAAGGGTCTTCTACTCGATCACTTATTTTAGAAAATGTACGGGTTCCTATAGAAAATGTTATTGGAGAAGTAGGTAGGGGACATAAAATTGCTTTTAATGTATTGAACATTGGCCGTCATAAGATTTCTGCAACATCACTCGGTACAGCTAAACGAGCTATTGAACTGGGAGTAAAATATGCCAACCAACGAATGCAATTTGGTCAGTGTCTTTCTTCCTTTAATCTAATTAAGAATAAAGTGGCTGATATGGTAATTAAAACTTATGTCAATGAAAGTGCTATCTATAGAACAGCGGGAATGATGGAAGAAGGCTTCGATTATATGAAAAAAACTGGGGATGATTTTGCTACTACAATTGCACCTTATGCAGTAGAGTGTTCCATTAATAAAGTCATGTCTACAGAAGCTTTAGATGAAATTGTTGATGAAGCGGTTCAAATTCACGGTGGTTACGGTTATATGAGAGAGTATGAAATTGAAACCCTGTATCGTGATTCTAGAATTAATCGAATCTTTGAGGGAACAAATGAAATTAATAGACTACTCATTGCCACCACTGTCTTTAAAAACCATGCAGATTTATCTGAAGGCGAAGAGTGGAAAAATGGGTTACTTCAACATGAAAGACAGATTCTTCAACTAATAAAAAAATTATTTCATGCTGCTATTCAGTCTATAAATAAGAATAGCCTTAGTAATTTTCAAATAGAGCAAGAAATTGCCGCATTACTTGCTGATATGGTTATTACTATTTACGCTATTGAAAGCGCTATTTTAAGAACGGAAAAATTAATCATGAGATGGGGGGAGGAAAAAAACAGGCAGAAGCTTGATTGTACTAAAGTATATACTCATGAAGCTTCACAACAGATTGCACTCAGGGCATTAAACATGATTAACCATTTTGGTGATGAAGAAATCTTCTCACGATTTGCTAGTCGATTGATTATGAGCAGTTCAGAAAATAATGTGTTAATCAAACGAAGAATTGCTGATGTTGTATTAGAGAAAGAACGTTATTATTGTTAA
- a CDS encoding thioesterase family protein — translation MKSEYHFQVRWGDTDAAGIVYYPNFFKWMDEATHAFFTKIGYPSSKLFAEQQIGVPLLEANCAFKSPLVFEDHIVVQSSIEELHNKVFKIKHVFIKEGQIVAEGYGVRAWASFAGKPKAQTIPDYIREKMESQVKAMEG, via the coding sequence ATGAAATCGGAATATCATTTTCAAGTACGGTGGGGAGATACGGACGCGGCAGGTATCGTTTATTATCCAAATTTCTTTAAATGGATGGATGAAGCAACACATGCTTTTTTTACAAAAATAGGTTATCCTTCTTCAAAGCTTTTTGCAGAACAGCAAATTGGGGTACCTCTGTTAGAGGCGAATTGTGCATTCAAGAGCCCCCTCGTGTTTGAAGACCATATTGTTGTACAAAGCTCAATAGAAGAGTTGCATAACAAAGTCTTTAAAATTAAGCATGTTTTTATAAAAGAAGGCCAAATCGTTGCCGAAGGTTATGGAGTCCGTGCATGGGCCTCTTTTGCTGGTAAACCAAAAGCCCAAACTATCCCAGACTATATTCGTGAAAAGATGGAATCTCAAGTCAAAGCAATGGAGGGATAG
- a CDS encoding acetyl-CoA C-acetyltransferase: MSNIVLVDGARTAFTEISGTFRGISATDLGVEAARGAILKANINPEDINHVVFANVQQSSKDAHILARHIGLKAGLPVDVPALTINRLCGSGVEAIITAARYILTSEANAVLAGGTESMSNVPHVIPGMRWGSPLGGPAIEDWVWDGLYDTVGDCTMADTAENLAEKYGISRHEADIHALTSHERALAAIERGYMAEEIVPVEVKERKASKIVNQDEHVRKTSLEKLAKLKPRFRENGIVTPGNASGMVDGAASVIITSSGFAAEKGLKPIARLVSWAVVGVDPKYMGIGPVPAIQSALQKANLTLKDLDLIEINEAFSAQYLACQKELGFDPEIGNVNGGAIALGHPLAASGTRITLSLAYELQRRGGKYGASAVCIGGGQGIATIWERL, from the coding sequence ATGAGCAATATTGTTTTGGTGGATGGGGCACGAACGGCATTTACAGAAATTTCAGGTACCTTTAGAGGGATTTCAGCTACCGATTTAGGGGTGGAAGCTGCACGAGGAGCGATTCTAAAAGCGAATATTAATCCCGAAGATATTAATCACGTCGTCTTTGCAAATGTTCAACAATCAAGTAAGGATGCACATATTTTAGCTCGTCATATTGGTTTAAAGGCTGGTCTACCTGTAGATGTTCCAGCTTTAACAATCAATCGCTTATGCGGTAGCGGTGTTGAAGCAATTATCACAGCAGCAAGGTATATTTTGACGAGTGAAGCAAATGCGGTACTTGCTGGTGGAACAGAAAGTATGAGTAATGTTCCTCATGTTATTCCAGGGATGAGGTGGGGTAGTCCGCTTGGTGGACCTGCTATTGAAGACTGGGTATGGGACGGATTATACGATACCGTCGGTGACTGCACGATGGCTGATACAGCAGAAAATTTAGCCGAAAAATATGGCATTTCTCGTCATGAGGCTGACATTCATGCACTTACCAGTCATGAACGGGCTCTAGCCGCAATAGAAAGGGGATATATGGCAGAGGAAATTGTTCCAGTTGAAGTAAAAGAAAGGAAAGCAAGTAAAATCGTTAATCAGGATGAACATGTCCGAAAAACCAGCCTGGAGAAGCTTGCGAAGTTAAAGCCTCGTTTTAGAGAGAATGGAATTGTTACTCCGGGAAATGCAAGTGGGATGGTCGATGGGGCAGCATCAGTTATTATCACTTCTAGTGGGTTTGCCGCTGAAAAAGGATTAAAGCCAATCGCAAGACTAGTATCGTGGGCAGTGGTGGGAGTTGACCCAAAATATATGGGGATTGGACCGGTTCCGGCGATTCAAAGTGCATTGCAAAAAGCAAACCTTACACTGAAGGATTTGGACTTAATCGAAATTAATGAGGCATTCTCGGCACAGTATCTTGCTTGTCAAAAAGAGCTGGGGTTTGATCCTGAAATTGGAAACGTAAATGGTGGTGCGATTGCTCTAGGACACCCACTAGCGGCAAGTGGGACGAGAATTACTCTTTCTCTAGCTTATGAGTTACAAAGACGTGGTGGAAAATATGGTGCATCTGCTGTCTGCATAGGTGGGGGACAAGGAATCGCTACGATTTGGGAGAGGTTATAA